TCGAGACCGCCGCCGAGCGGGCGCACAGACGCCCAGAACCCGATCCCGTCGGCCACGCCCTCCGCGACGACGAGGAGGACGAGCGCGCCCAGCGCCCACGGCGCGACGGTCCGTGCCCGGTCGACGATGCCCCCGACGCCCACGGACCACGCGTACAGGAGGAGGGCGCCGCCGCCGAGTGCGACGCCGAGGAGGAACCGGACCCGCTTGTGCATGCCGCGAACACGGGTCGACGGTGGGATGAATCTGCTGATCGAGCGGTTCGCACGGTCAACGCGCCGAACCGCCGCAGGCAGGGAGCGCCGACGCGTCGCGGGCGACGATCACAGCCGGTCGGGGTCGCCCCGGACCGACTCCTCGCCGGGCGTCGACCCCGACCGGTCGTCGTAGTGTTTGACGCCGACGAACTCGTCGTCGAGGTTGGCGAGCAACGAGGTGTAGAGGTCGTCGGCCGACCGATAATCGGTCTCGTCGGTGAGTTCCAGCACCTCCTCGACGGTAACGGAGTCGCCGGACTGTGTCGTCAACACCACGTCCCCGAGCCGGTCGACGACAGTCCGGTGTTCGGTCGGGAAGTCACACGCCTGGTCGAACAGCTGGTGCGTCTCGGAGTAACGCATCGGTGTCTCGACGCACGCATCAAACATCAAAAAACATTATGTATTTTTAGATATATGATCGTCGTCGCCTCGGTGTCGCCGGCGATCACCTCGCTCGTGGGGTCAGCACCGACTCGGGCGGCGACTCCAGTTCCGGATTCGTCGCCGGTTCGTCGCTGGTCGTCGGTAGCCGGACGATCACGATGGCCCCGCCGTCGTCGCCGTTCTCGACGGTGAACTCGCCGTCGTAGGCGTCGACGATCCACCGGACGAGCCAGAGGCCGACCCCGTCGCTGTGTCGGAGCGCCGTCTCCGTCGTCTCGGCGTCGGCGTGGACGGCGAGTTCGGTGTCGGTGAAGCCGGGTCCGTCGTCCTCGACCCGGAGCACGACGGTGTCCCCAGGGCCGTCCGGGCGGACGGTCACCCGAATCCACGGGTCGGCCTCGGACGGCGACGGATGGCTCGTGGACCCGTGTTCCACGGCGTTCCGAAGCAAGTTGTCCACCACCGACGTGAGGAGACCGTTCGCCCGAACGTACGACTCGGGGTGAATGTCCGTCTCGACGGTCACGGCGTTCGTCGAGCGCTGTATCGTGTCGACCCGATCACGGACGAGCGCCCCGAAATCGATGGGCTCCGTCTCGGTCATCGATTCGAGGTCGTCGAGGCGGTTCGCCGCGTCGCTCAGGCGCTCGATGTGCGTGAGGTGGTCGCGGATCACGTCGGCGGATTCGAGCGGCGTTTCCCCGGCGCTCGCCACGAGGTCGAGATGGCCACGAATGAGGTTGACGCTCGTGCGGATGTCGTGTCGAAAGAGCCGCAGAAAGACCGTGTTGCGCTGGTTGAGCGTCCGCGTTCGTTCGTGTTCGGCGCGGAGTTCGAGGAGCGAGCCGACCAGGACGCCGACGACGCCGCCCGCGGCGATGTTGACGAGGACGACGCTTCGCCACCCGATCCCCCTGAGCATCGACGGGAGAAGCACGATCACGAGGACGGCGAGCAGCGTGGGCACGCCCAGCCCGAGCGTCGACCACCCGGCGACGCGCCACACGCGCTCGTCGTCGAGCGTGCTCCGCGCCAGGCCGATGCCGGTGACGAGGAAGCTCCCGGCGATCATGATCCCCATGCTCAGTCCGAGAAGCGAGCGCGAACGGGCGGCCTCGACCGGCAGGAGCATCCCCCCGCTGAAGACGCCGAACAGCACGACCCCCACGGCGACGAGATAGCTCACTCCGAGGTCGCCTTTCGACACCATTCCGTGCCCACACTCGACGGGCCATCCTATAAACGAATTGATTGGATTATCACGTCTGATACGGTCCTCGTCACACTCCATCGTCGGACTGAACACCGTCGACGACGTAGTCGTGCCGTGACCGACTACACCGAGCGACTCCGCGAGAACCGAGCCGAGAAGGACCGCGTCTTCGCCGAGGAGCGTGGCTCCCCCATCCCCCCGGACGAGCGCGACGACTTCGACGGCCTCGACTACTTCGAGCCGGACCCCGACTACCGCGTCGAGGCGACCGTCACCGTCCACGACGATCCCGCCCCCGTCGACATGGAGACGAGCGACGACCGGACCGTCCGCTATCTCCGCGTCGTCACCTTCGAGTTCGCGCTCGACGGCGAGTCGTACACCCTCCACGGCTACCGACAGGAGGGCCGGGACGACGAGGTGTTCGTCCCCTTCCGCGACAAGACGACCGGCCAGCAGACCTACCGCGGCGGCCGCTACATGGAACTCGCCCCGGACCGCGAACTGACCGATGGCGACCGCGTCACGCTGGATTTCAACCTCGCGTACACGCCGTTCTGTGCCTTCAGCGACGCCTTCTCCTGTCCGCTTCCGCCCGAGGAGAACTGGCTGGAGACGGTCGTGCCGGCCGGGGAACGCGACCCCCACGCGTAGGACGAACCATTATATGGGTGACCGGACGAGTCGAACGCATGAGCGAACAGCAGCCGTCTCCCGTGATCAAGCGCGCCGGCGACGCCGACTACGCGGAACTGTCGAAGGCCGACGGCGTGCGCAAGGCCGTGATCCTCGACGAGAAAGACGGCGCGCCGAACTTCCGGATGCGTCGCTACCGACTCGACCCCGGCGCCGAGGTGCCGAAACACACCAACGCCGTCGAACACGAGGTCCACACCGTCGCCGGCGAGTACGTCGTCGGCATCGAGGACGAGGAACATACGGTGTCCGAGGGCGACTCCCTGCTCATCCCCGCCGGCACCGTCCACTGGTTCCGAAACGAGAGCGACGCCGAGAGTTCGTTCGTCTGCATGGTGCCGAACGGCGACGCGGGGATCGAACTGGTCGACGAGTGAACGGCCGCGGTCGGTCGGTCGTGACCGGCGGAACCGTTTTCCCGACCCGTTTCTTTCCCCACACGAAATGTCACTCACGCGACTCGCACCCGTCCTCGTCGCCGCGCTGGTGCTCCTGAGCGGCTGCTCGGGGGTCATCGGCGGCGACACGTCGACGCCGACTGCGGCGCCGACCGACACGCCGACGGAAACGGCGACGACGACCCCGACCCCGACCGCCGAGGCGACGTACACACCGACCGAACACATGGGCTGTCAGCCCGGCGCCATCGAGAAAGACGGCACCTGCGAACCCGTCACCTCCGGCGGCAACGCCGACATCTTCGGTGCGGAGGATCTCGCACCCATCACGACCGAACGGACGACCGTCGACGGCACGCCGGGCTATCTCGCTCGTCCCGCCGCCGAGGGCGAGTACCCCGCCGTCGTCATGATCCACGAGTGGTGGGGCCTCAACGAGAACATCGAGCACATGGCGGAGATCCTCGCCGGCCACGGCTACGTCGTCTTCGCGGTCGACCTCTACGAC
This window of the Haloplanus rubicundus genome carries:
- a CDS encoding cupin domain-containing protein, whose translation is MSEQQPSPVIKRAGDADYAELSKADGVRKAVILDEKDGAPNFRMRRYRLDPGAEVPKHTNAVEHEVHTVAGEYVVGIEDEEHTVSEGDSLLIPAGTVHWFRNESDAESSFVCMVPNGDAGIELVDE
- a CDS encoding sensor histidine kinase, with the protein product MVSKGDLGVSYLVAVGVVLFGVFSGGMLLPVEAARSRSLLGLSMGIMIAGSFLVTGIGLARSTLDDERVWRVAGWSTLGLGVPTLLAVLVIVLLPSMLRGIGWRSVVLVNIAAGGVVGVLVGSLLELRAEHERTRTLNQRNTVFLRLFRHDIRTSVNLIRGHLDLVASAGETPLESADVIRDHLTHIERLSDAANRLDDLESMTETEPIDFGALVRDRVDTIQRSTNAVTVETDIHPESYVRANGLLTSVVDNLLRNAVEHGSTSHPSPSEADPWIRVTVRPDGPGDTVVLRVEDDGPGFTDTELAVHADAETTETALRHSDGVGLWLVRWIVDAYDGEFTVENGDDGGAIVIVRLPTTSDEPATNPELESPPESVLTPRAR
- a CDS encoding DUF1684 domain-containing protein produces the protein MTDYTERLRENRAEKDRVFAEERGSPIPPDERDDFDGLDYFEPDPDYRVEATVTVHDDPAPVDMETSDDRTVRYLRVVTFEFALDGESYTLHGYRQEGRDDEVFVPFRDKTTGQQTYRGGRYMELAPDRELTDGDRVTLDFNLAYTPFCAFSDAFSCPLPPEENWLETVVPAGERDPHA
- a CDS encoding DUF5789 family protein, with the translated sequence MFDACVETPMRYSETHQLFDQACDFPTEHRTVVDRLGDVVLTTQSGDSVTVEEVLELTDETDYRSADDLYTSLLANLDDEFVGVKHYDDRSGSTPGEESVRGDPDRL